The Gammaproteobacteria bacterium genome segment TCGACGTCCCACCGGCCGACCTGTCCGAATGGGAGAAGGTGGTCCACGACCTGACCCATCCACAGGCCGAGGTCACCGTGGCCCTGGTCGGGAAATACGTCAACCTGACCGAATCCTACAAGTCGCTGTCCGAATCGCTGATCCATGCGGGCATCCACACCCGCACCAAGGTGAACATCCGCTATCTGGATTCGGAGCGCTTCGAACAGGAGGGCGTGGACCTGGAGGGTGTGGACGCCGTCCTGGTACCGGGCGGTTTCGGCGAGCGCGGCGTGGAAGGCAAGATCGCGGCCGTACGCCATGCGCGCGAGCACAACATCCCCTATCTGGGGATCTGCCTGGGCATGCAGGTGGCGGTGATCGAGTATGCGCGCCATGTCGCGGGCCTGAGCGGCGCGCACAGCACCGAATTCCAGCCGGACACACCGCACCCGGTGATCGCACTGATTACCGAATGGCAGGCCGAGGACGGTCGTATCGAGCGGCGCAGCGCGGATTCCGATCTCGGCGGCAGCATGCGCCTGGGCGGCCAGAAGTGCCGGCTGAAGGAGGGTACGCGTGCGCGCGAACTCTACGGCCGGGAGATCATCGAAGAGCGCCATCGCCACCGCTACGAATTCAACAACGGGTACCGCGAGGCCCTGGAGCAGGCGGGCCTGGTCCTGGCGGGCGTCTCGCTGGATGGCGATCTGGTGGAGATGATCGAGATCGCCGACCACCCCTGGTTCGTCGCCTGCCAGTTCCATCCGGAGTTCACCTCGACACCGCGCGACGGCCACCCGCTGTTCACCGGCTTCATCAACGCGGCGCGCGCGCAGCGCGAACGCGCAGCGGCACCGGCGAAGGCGCAGGCCTGATTTGAATTTTTGAACCGCCAAGGGGCCAAGGGGGATGGATTGAACCGCCAAGACGCCAAGGGCGCCAAGAAAGATTGATTGAACCGCCAAGGCGCCAAGACGCCAAGAAAGATTAATTGAACCGCTAAGACGCCAAACACGCCAAGGTGAATTGATGAAAAGGCGGGTTTGGTGGTTTTTACATGAAGTTCTCTTGGCGTCTTGGCGCCTTGGCGGTTCAAATAGTAGGTTTTCTCCGTATCTTGGCGGTTTAACGAACAAGACGCCAAGGGCGCCAGGAGGGATTGATTGAACTGCCAAGGCGCCAAGAACGCCAAGGTGAATTGATGAAAAGGCGGGTTTGGTGGTTTTTACATGAAGTTCTCTTGGCGTCTTGGCGCCTTGGCGGTTCAAATATAGGTTTTCTCCGTGTCTTGGCGGTTCACAGCGCAAGACGCGACACTGAATGGACGTACTATGAAGCTCTGCGGTTTTGAAGTGGGACTGGAGCGGCCGATCTTTTTGATCGCGGGGCCGTGTGTGATCGAGTCCGAACAGCTGGCGCTGGATACCGCCGGTGCACTCAAGGAGATGACCGGTCGGCTCGGTATCCCGTTCATCTACAAGTCGTCCTTCGACAAGGCCAACCGTTCTTCGACGCAGTCCTTCCGCGGGCCGGGGTTGGACGCGGGTCTGCGTATCCTGCAGAAGGTGAAGGAGCAGATCGGCGTGCCGGTGCTGACTGATGTACATGAGGACACCCCGCTCGCCGAGGTCGCCGCGGTGGTCGACGTGCTGCAGACACCGGCCTTCCTGTGCCGCCAGACCAACTTCATCCAGAACGTCGCTCGTCAGGGCAAGCCGGTGAACATCAAGAA includes the following:
- a CDS encoding CTP synthase, which encodes MTRYIFITGGVVSSLGKGIASASLGALLEARGLKVTMLKLDPYINVDPGTMSPFQHGEVFVTADGAETDLDLGHYERFVRTTMSRRNNFTTGQVYENVIRKERRGEYLGGTVQVIPHITDEIKRCIRAGAEGADIAMVEIGGTVGDIESLPFLEAIRQMGVELGHEKTLFMHLTLVPYIATSGEIKTKPTQHSVKELRSIGIQPDILMCRADRPLPNDERRKIALFTNVEERAVISAVDVDSIYKIPLIYHAQHLDNIVVEKMKLDVPPADLSEWEKVVHDLTHPQAEVTVALVGKYVNLTESYKSLSESLIHAGIHTRTKVNIRYLDSERFEQEGVDLEGVDAVLVPGGFGERGVEGKIAAVRHAREHNIPYLGICLGMQVAVIEYARHVAGLSGAHSTEFQPDTPHPVIALITEWQAEDGRIERRSADSDLGGSMRLGGQKCRLKEGTRARELYGREIIEERHRHRYEFNNGYREALEQAGLVLAGVSLDGDLVEMIEIADHPWFVACQFHPEFTSTPRDGHPLFTGFINAARAQRERAAAPAKAQA